In Leptodesmis sichuanensis A121, the following are encoded in one genomic region:
- a CDS encoding AAA family ATPase — MTIADSVHNLQTLLLAFQAVIVFETVEEERVQKLLQTAVQDMQLPLYEWSITRGLVRSAGPNNRWVDECTPPGSHQPAAFERTVDPVDMLEHIGEMTQRGVFWLKDFARHLTDPVVARQFREIAQLFGQSRSALVLSGHTIALPPEVAPDAVYFDLKLPGRDELQQVVMEVMRSLSYKNRVQVQLQTSEIQTLVQTLRGMTLKQARQVVAYVALQDGKLTASDADQILERKAQIIREESLLEYIPVNGSILELGGFAGLKHWLARARVGFSPQAQALNLKPPKGILIVGIQGCGKSLAAKAIAHEWKLPLLKLDAGRLYDKYVGESEKNFRQAVKLAESMAPTVLWIDEIEKSFGSTDSDADGGLTRRLFGFFLTWMQEKSQDVFVVATANDISKIPPELLRKGRFDEIFFVDLPDVQERAAILRIHLTQRKQVPQHFDLPDLIAATEGYSGAEIEQAVISALYNALYLGKPLDTALLLEAIRSTVPLSVSRREKLVELRAIAQERFVSVK, encoded by the coding sequence ATGACGATCGCCGATAGTGTTCATAATCTCCAGACCTTGCTCCTGGCGTTTCAAGCCGTGATTGTCTTTGAAACCGTGGAAGAAGAACGAGTGCAAAAGCTGTTGCAAACTGCCGTTCAAGATATGCAGTTACCGCTTTACGAGTGGAGTATTACTCGTGGGTTAGTGCGTTCCGCTGGGCCGAATAACCGCTGGGTGGATGAATGCACCCCTCCGGGTAGCCATCAACCTGCAGCCTTTGAACGCACGGTTGATCCGGTTGATATGCTAGAACACATTGGAGAAATGACACAGCGGGGGGTGTTTTGGCTCAAAGACTTTGCCAGACATTTAACGGATCCGGTGGTTGCCCGTCAGTTTCGGGAAATTGCCCAACTCTTCGGTCAAAGTCGATCGGCACTGGTGTTGAGTGGGCATACGATCGCCCTGCCCCCCGAAGTTGCCCCGGATGCCGTGTACTTTGATTTGAAATTGCCGGGACGGGATGAGCTACAACAAGTGGTGATGGAAGTGATGAGATCGCTCTCCTACAAAAATCGGGTGCAGGTGCAACTGCAAACTTCGGAGATCCAAACCCTGGTTCAAACGCTGCGAGGCATGACGTTGAAACAGGCCCGCCAGGTAGTTGCTTATGTAGCTTTACAGGATGGCAAACTGACCGCCAGCGATGCTGACCAGATTCTAGAGCGGAAAGCTCAAATTATCCGAGAAGAAAGTTTGCTGGAATATATTCCGGTGAATGGCTCCATTCTGGAACTGGGTGGATTTGCCGGATTAAAGCACTGGTTGGCACGGGCGCGGGTTGGCTTCAGTCCCCAGGCGCAGGCACTCAACCTGAAACCACCGAAAGGCATTTTGATTGTGGGAATTCAGGGCTGTGGCAAGTCGCTGGCCGCCAAGGCGATCGCCCATGAATGGAAATTGCCCTTACTGAAACTGGATGCAGGCCGCCTTTACGATAAATATGTCGGCGAATCGGAAAAGAACTTCCGGCAAGCAGTGAAGCTGGCCGAATCAATGGCTCCCACCGTGTTGTGGATTGATGAGATCGAAAAAAGTTTTGGCAGCACGGATTCTGATGCGGATGGGGGACTGACCCGGCGCTTATTTGGCTTCTTCCTCACCTGGATGCAAGAAAAATCCCAGGATGTGTTTGTGGTCGCAACGGCCAACGATATCTCCAAAATTCCTCCCGAACTGTTGCGAAAAGGACGGTTTGACGAAATCTTCTTTGTCGATCTGCCAGATGTGCAGGAACGGGCAGCGATTCTCCGAATTCACCTGACCCAACGCAAACAAGTACCGCAACACTTTGATTTGCCCGATCTGATTGCTGCAACTGAAGGCTATAGCGGTGCTGAAATTGAGCAGGCTGTGATTTCTGCCCTGTACAATGCCCTGTATCTGGGCAAACCTCTAGATACAGCACTACTCCTGGAAGCCATTCGCTCTACCGTACCGCTGTCCGTTTCCCGCCGAGAGAAATTAGTGGAGTTGCGGGCGATCGCGCAGGAACGGTTCGTTAGCGTCAAGTAG
- the yqeK gene encoding bis(5'-nucleosyl)-tetraphosphatase (symmetrical) YqeK, translating into MGDSRKTLGCSSSGDALLLQTGSEPEILIPAAHTLVTDEQQCKTSPFRRKKILDWLGKNVPDKRLKHILRVEDMAIALAKHHHLDTEKAAQAGLMHDLAKFFKPRRLLEMARSEGMELDEVYEANPHLLHADVGAIVARDEFGIADPEVLEAIRNHTLGSPGMSPLSCVVYLADGLEPGRGDTPELNKLRQVSHENLHKAVWLTSEFTMRSLLSSNHLIHPRAVLTRNWAMQMTHPTPPKP; encoded by the coding sequence ATGGGTGATTCCCGCAAAACTCTTGGCTGTTCCTCCTCTGGTGATGCACTCCTGTTGCAAACCGGGTCTGAGCCTGAGATTTTGATTCCCGCTGCCCATACTTTAGTGACGGATGAACAGCAGTGTAAGACTTCCCCGTTTCGTCGGAAAAAGATTTTAGATTGGCTGGGAAAAAATGTTCCAGATAAGCGCCTGAAGCATATTTTGCGGGTGGAAGATATGGCGATCGCGCTAGCCAAACACCACCATCTGGACACCGAGAAAGCCGCTCAAGCGGGTCTGATGCATGACTTGGCCAAGTTTTTCAAACCCAGGCGACTGCTAGAAATGGCTCGTAGTGAAGGGATGGAACTGGATGAGGTGTACGAAGCCAATCCTCATCTGCTCCACGCGGATGTGGGGGCGATCGTCGCCAGAGATGAATTTGGCATAGCGGATCCAGAGGTGCTGGAAGCGATCCGCAATCATACCCTGGGTAGCCCTGGGATGAGTCCTCTCAGTTGTGTGGTGTATCTGGCCGATGGGCTGGAACCTGGACGGGGTGATACTCCGGAGTTAAACAAGTTGCGTCAGGTGTCCCACGAAAACCTGCACAAAGCGGTTTGGTTAACCAGTGAATTTACCATGCGATCGCTCCTGTCCTCCAACCATCTGATTCATCCCCGTGCTGTTTTGACCCGTAATTGGGCGATGCAAATGACCCATCCAACCCCTCCCAAACCATGA
- a CDS encoding dolichyl-phosphate-mannose--protein mannosyltransferase, producing the protein MPLSKKTALPSLPWFPLGILALLIVSLGLRFWGLGRFNTLVFDEVYYAKFAYNYLSNTPFFDGHPPLSKYLIAIAMGLGSQVPTPQTAMNGLTGGLFAPWMYRWLNALTGSFMPLVILGIAYQLTHRRRYALIAGWFAALDGLFLVESRYALNNVYLVIFGLLGLWFLLLALNSAPSLSQSGWLVLSGISFGASASIKWNGLWFLLGAYSLWIVAQGIQWFQTRHPMAATSAVPEFSPAEIPKDGRYSPLQRLHRLRWWQVGLYWGLVPALTYILEWIPHLKLNAKQGFWSDFWALQVEILQYHERVGNGPKIHPYCSSWYSWLFMWRPVAYFYKVTGKGDPLPTEATLPPTTAEKVVYDVHAMGNPFLWWFSTIAIFTVLAVLGWLAFQAISNWLVAHTSRTIPPDVIPPPLPFSPCERWLMLFLAINYLANLLPWVKVTRCTFLYHYMGASVFATMAIAWLVDRWLSSRQSYLRQMGMTIIAIVAIAFLFWLPVYLGLPLSPEGFKLRMWLPSWV; encoded by the coding sequence ATGCCTCTCTCGAAAAAAACTGCGCTACCGTCGCTTCCCTGGTTTCCACTGGGTATCCTGGCCCTCCTGATTGTCTCTTTGGGACTACGATTCTGGGGACTGGGACGGTTTAACACCCTGGTCTTTGATGAGGTGTACTACGCCAAGTTTGCCTATAACTACCTGAGTAACACCCCTTTTTTTGATGGCCATCCACCGTTGAGCAAATATCTGATCGCGATCGCGATGGGCTTAGGGAGCCAAGTACCCACTCCCCAAACCGCTATGAACGGTTTAACGGGAGGCTTATTTGCTCCCTGGATGTACCGCTGGCTCAATGCTCTGACAGGTTCATTCATGCCGCTGGTCATTTTAGGGATTGCCTACCAGTTAACCCATCGCCGTCGCTATGCCCTGATTGCTGGCTGGTTTGCCGCTTTGGATGGTTTATTTCTGGTGGAATCTCGCTATGCCCTGAACAATGTTTATCTGGTCATCTTCGGACTGTTGGGACTGTGGTTTCTACTGCTGGCCTTAAATAGCGCCCCATCCCTCAGTCAGAGTGGCTGGCTGGTGCTATCCGGTATCAGTTTTGGAGCCTCTGCCTCGATCAAGTGGAATGGCCTCTGGTTTTTGTTGGGAGCCTACAGCCTCTGGATTGTCGCTCAGGGAATTCAGTGGTTTCAGACCCGCCATCCGATGGCAGCCACCTCAGCCGTTCCGGAGTTCAGCCCAGCAGAAATCCCAAAAGATGGACGCTACAGTCCACTACAAAGGCTCCACCGATTACGCTGGTGGCAGGTGGGCCTGTACTGGGGCCTCGTTCCCGCCTTAACTTACATTCTGGAATGGATCCCGCACCTAAAGTTGAATGCTAAACAAGGCTTCTGGTCAGATTTCTGGGCCTTACAGGTAGAAATCCTGCAATATCACGAGCGGGTTGGCAATGGCCCTAAGATCCATCCCTATTGCTCGAGCTGGTATAGCTGGCTGTTTATGTGGCGACCTGTGGCCTATTTTTACAAAGTGACTGGCAAGGGCGACCCATTACCCACCGAAGCCACCCTACCGCCTACAACTGCGGAAAAAGTGGTTTATGACGTGCATGCAATGGGCAATCCCTTTCTCTGGTGGTTCTCGACGATCGCCATCTTTACCGTCTTAGCCGTCCTGGGCTGGCTGGCATTCCAGGCCATCTCAAACTGGCTTGTGGCTCATACCAGTCGGACAATCCCCCCAGATGTCATACCCCCACCTCTCCCCTTCAGTCCCTGCGAACGCTGGCTGATGCTGTTTCTGGCAATCAACTACCTGGCAAATTTGCTGCCCTGGGTGAAAGTCACTCGCTGCACCTTTCTGTACCACTATATGGGTGCTTCCGTCTTTGCGACGATGGCGATCGCCTGGTTAGTCGATCGCTGGCTCAGCAGCCGCCAATCTTACTTACGGCAAATGGGGATGACGATAATTGCGATCGTCGCGATCGCCTTTCTTTTCTGGCTCCCGGTTTACCTGGGTTTACCCCTTTCTCCAGAAGGCTTCAAATTGCGAATGTGGTTGCCGTCTTGGGTGTAG
- the rsfS gene encoding ribosome silencing factor gives MQNLFNPTTSAVTQSSSAPAILNPEQDSSLQLALAAIRAAEERKAGDIALLRVTEVSLLADYFVIVTGYSKVQVRAIANSVADKLEEEMRRAPLHTEGMAEATWVLQDYGDVIVHTLMPNERDFYDLEAFWGHAERVNYEALLQR, from the coding sequence ATGCAAAACCTTTTTAATCCCACCACTTCTGCCGTGACTCAATCCTCTAGTGCGCCTGCCATTCTCAATCCTGAACAGGACTCTAGCTTGCAACTGGCTCTGGCTGCCATTCGAGCGGCTGAAGAGCGCAAAGCTGGAGACATCGCCCTGCTACGGGTAACGGAAGTTTCCCTGCTGGCCGACTACTTTGTGATCGTGACGGGCTACTCCAAGGTACAGGTACGGGCGATCGCCAATTCCGTGGCCGACAAATTGGAAGAAGAGATGCGGAGAGCGCCTTTACATACGGAAGGCATGGCCGAAGCGACCTGGGTATTGCAGGATTATGGTGATGTGATTGTGCATACCCTGATGCCCAACGAACGGGACTTTTACGACCTGGAAGCCTTTTGGGGGCACGCCGAACGGGTGAACTACGAGGCTTTACTGCAACGGTAA
- a CDS encoding tocopherol cyclase family protein produces the protein MFHYPLETPHSGYHWHGQLIRFFEGWYFRVTLTDCQQTFAFMYSIEDPAGGTPTTGGAAQLLGPEDEYLCRTFADVRSFWGWRDRLGLGHWRTWKDGSLPRFLDPHDFDQQVQEGYQVTATEHQGILRFPNGEVIRWQYHTQPLYRWGNAKEIPRSTAGWLSSLQIFEPGWQVLMAHGLASGWMEWRGQRYDFVNAPAYAEKNWGGAFPQKWFWLNCNAFAGEPDLALTAAGGKRQVLWWFESVALIGIHHRGQFYEFAPWNATVGWEVEPWGYWHVWAENEKYTVTVQGIVESPPVEVRVPSQNGLQFRCRDTTHGRLWLELKDRWTGRMILQASSNVAGLETGGEPWDGRWRSPLPQ, from the coding sequence GTGTTTCACTACCCACTAGAAACGCCCCATAGCGGCTACCACTGGCATGGCCAACTGATCCGCTTTTTTGAGGGATGGTACTTCCGAGTGACGCTCACCGACTGCCAGCAGACCTTTGCCTTTATGTACTCTATTGAAGATCCTGCAGGTGGGACTCCTACCACTGGCGGCGCGGCTCAACTCCTGGGGCCGGAAGATGAGTACCTTTGCCGGACGTTTGCCGATGTGCGATCGTTCTGGGGCTGGCGAGATCGGCTGGGATTGGGCCACTGGCGCACCTGGAAGGATGGATCTTTGCCCCGCTTTCTGGATCCCCATGACTTTGATCAGCAGGTTCAGGAGGGATATCAGGTGACAGCGACTGAGCATCAAGGTATCCTGCGATTTCCCAATGGCGAGGTGATTCGCTGGCAGTACCATACTCAGCCTCTATATAGATGGGGCAATGCTAAAGAGATCCCGCGATCGACGGCAGGCTGGCTCTCGTCGTTGCAAATTTTTGAACCGGGTTGGCAAGTCCTGATGGCTCATGGGTTAGCCAGCGGATGGATGGAGTGGCGAGGGCAGCGTTATGACTTTGTGAATGCTCCCGCCTACGCCGAAAAGAACTGGGGTGGGGCATTTCCGCAGAAATGGTTCTGGTTGAACTGTAATGCCTTTGCTGGGGAGCCTGATCTGGCACTAACAGCAGCGGGGGGCAAGCGTCAGGTGTTGTGGTGGTTTGAGTCTGTTGCCCTGATCGGGATTCATCACCGAGGCCAGTTTTATGAGTTTGCCCCCTGGAATGCGACGGTGGGCTGGGAAGTAGAACCCTGGGGATACTGGCACGTTTGGGCAGAAAATGAAAAATATACGGTGACTGTGCAGGGAATTGTGGAAAGTCCGCCAGTTGAGGTGCGGGTTCCCTCGCAGAACGGCCTGCAATTTCGCTGCCGGGATACGACTCATGGTCGCTTGTGGTTGGAACTTAAAGATCGTTGGACGGGCCGCATGATTCTGCAAGCCAGCAGTAATGTGGCAGGGCTGGAAACAGGGGGCGAACCCTGGGATGGAAGGTGGCGATCGCCGTTACCACAGTAG
- the mutS gene encoding DNA mismatch repair protein MutS — protein MTDPAPTSDLTSGLPERLIKYKVQYAHHREVNRDALTPMMRHYVELKDQYPNALLLYRIGDFFETFFQDAIAVARELEIVLTAKHAGEAVGQVPLAGIPHHALDRYCALLVERGYAVAVCDQTEDAADVQGRLVQRQVTRIITPGTVLEEGMLNARCNNFLVAVVIAGQQWGLAYADVSTGEFLTTQAENLEHLTQELMRLQPAEVLVPTNAPDLVSLLRPGEKSDQLPDCLPSQFCYTLRPQAPFVLSEARYRLLQRFKVRSLEGMGCEHLPLAVRAAGGLLEYLETTSERGSLDPEGETQNSKLKTQNSKLARASLQKVPLQPLCTYTLSEYLTIDYQTRRNLEITQTARDGTFHGSLLWALDRTSTGMGGRMLRRWLLQPLLNLTDIQARQDSLEELVCNSFLRQNVQRLLKQIYDLERLAGRAGSGTANARDLVALADSFARLPDLAAVVAKTQSPYLVALQSTPPELETMGRLVRSHLVENPPLTLSEGNLIRDGVNPTLDELRRQVEEDQKWIRDLEAIERERTGIQTLKVNYNKTFGYYISISRAKAEQAPKDYQRKQTLTNEERYITTELKERENRILSARDELNRLEYEIFADLRSQVGAQAEQIRTVARAVAAADVLCGLAEVAALQGYCRPRMTCDRRIEIINGRHPVVEQSLPSGFFVPNSTALGGQQTAGEEVIEDREGGEGELPLKSKVQNPKSKTDQGQSHAKIQNPKSKIDGQPANQANCSSPDLIILTGPNASGKSCYLRQVGLIQLMAQMGSYVPAQAATLGICDRIFTRVGAVDDLATGQSTFMVEMNETANILNHATPRSLVLLDEIGRGTATFDGLSIAWAVAEYLATEIRARTIFATHYHELNELASILPNVANYQVTVKELPDQIVFLHQVQPGGADRSYGIEAGRLAGLPAAVIQRAKQVMGQIEKHSKIAIGLRQSNSSTKAVQEKHSNGYLESSDPPSEQLTIFGA, from the coding sequence ATGACCGACCCTGCCCCAACTTCTGACCTGACCAGTGGCTTACCCGAACGGCTGATTAAATATAAAGTGCAGTATGCCCACCATCGGGAGGTGAACCGGGACGCGCTCACGCCGATGATGCGGCATTATGTGGAACTGAAAGATCAGTATCCCAATGCCTTATTGCTGTATCGGATTGGTGATTTTTTTGAAACCTTCTTTCAAGATGCGATCGCTGTCGCCCGCGAGTTGGAAATCGTCCTGACGGCAAAACACGCGGGAGAAGCAGTGGGTCAGGTGCCGCTGGCCGGAATTCCGCACCATGCCCTCGATCGCTACTGTGCCCTATTGGTTGAGCGGGGGTATGCAGTTGCTGTCTGTGACCAGACCGAAGATGCCGCCGATGTGCAGGGCCGACTGGTGCAACGGCAAGTTACCCGGATTATTACTCCCGGCACGGTACTGGAAGAGGGGATGTTGAACGCTCGCTGCAACAACTTCCTGGTGGCGGTGGTGATTGCTGGACAGCAGTGGGGATTGGCCTATGCGGATGTCTCAACGGGTGAATTTCTCACAACTCAGGCAGAAAACCTGGAACACCTGACCCAGGAATTGATGCGGCTGCAACCTGCGGAAGTCTTGGTGCCCACCAATGCCCCGGATTTGGTCAGTCTTCTGCGTCCCGGCGAAAAGTCCGACCAGTTACCCGACTGTTTGCCCTCCCAGTTCTGCTATACCCTGCGGCCTCAAGCTCCTTTTGTCCTCTCTGAAGCTCGCTACCGCCTGTTGCAACGGTTCAAAGTGCGATCGCTGGAAGGCATGGGCTGTGAACACCTTCCCCTGGCAGTGCGAGCAGCGGGAGGTTTATTGGAGTATCTGGAAACCACCTCAGAACGCGGCAGTCTGGATCCAGAAGGAGAAACTCAAAACTCAAAACTCAAAACTCAAAACTCAAAACTCGCGCGCGCTTCATTACAAAAAGTACCGCTCCAACCCCTTTGCACCTACACCCTGAGCGAATACCTGACGATCGATTATCAGACCCGCCGCAATCTGGAAATTACGCAAACGGCACGGGATGGTACGTTTCATGGGTCACTGCTGTGGGCACTCGATCGCACCAGCACTGGCATGGGTGGTCGGATGCTGCGTCGCTGGCTGCTGCAACCGTTACTCAATCTGACCGATATTCAGGCGCGTCAGGATTCTCTGGAAGAACTGGTGTGCAACAGCTTTCTGCGGCAAAATGTGCAGCGACTACTGAAGCAAATTTATGACTTGGAACGGTTAGCGGGACGGGCTGGTTCTGGGACTGCCAATGCCCGTGATCTGGTTGCTCTGGCGGATTCCTTTGCCCGCTTGCCTGATTTAGCGGCAGTCGTAGCAAAGACTCAGTCTCCCTACTTGGTCGCCTTGCAATCCACCCCACCGGAATTAGAGACAATGGGACGGTTGGTACGATCGCACTTAGTCGAAAATCCACCGCTGACCCTCTCGGAAGGCAACCTGATTCGGGATGGCGTGAATCCAACGCTGGATGAATTACGGCGTCAGGTGGAGGAGGATCAGAAGTGGATTCGGGATCTGGAAGCGATCGAGCGGGAACGCACCGGCATTCAGACTCTGAAAGTCAATTACAACAAAACCTTCGGCTATTACATCAGCATCTCCCGCGCCAAAGCAGAGCAGGCTCCTAAAGACTATCAACGGAAACAAACGCTGACCAATGAAGAGCGATACATTACCACCGAACTGAAGGAGCGAGAAAACCGCATTCTCTCTGCCCGCGATGAGTTGAATCGGCTGGAATACGAGATTTTTGCTGACCTGCGATCGCAGGTTGGTGCCCAGGCAGAACAAATCCGTACCGTTGCCAGAGCCGTCGCTGCTGCTGATGTGCTGTGTGGTCTGGCCGAGGTTGCTGCCCTGCAAGGTTACTGCCGTCCTCGCATGACCTGCGATCGGCGTATCGAAATCATCAACGGTCGCCATCCCGTCGTCGAACAGTCCCTGCCTAGCGGATTTTTTGTCCCTAATTCAACGGCGTTGGGAGGGCAGCAGACAGCAGGGGAGGAGGTAATAGAAGATAGGGAAGGTGGGGAAGGAGAACTACCTCTAAAATCCAAAGTCCAAAATCCAAAATCCAAAACCGATCAAGGACAATCCCACGCCAAAATCCAAAATCCAAAATCCAAAATCGACGGACAACCTGCGAACCAAGCTAATTGTTCATCTCCGGACTTGATTATTTTGACTGGTCCCAATGCCAGTGGCAAAAGCTGTTACCTGCGACAGGTGGGGCTGATTCAACTGATGGCGCAGATGGGGAGCTATGTTCCAGCACAGGCGGCAACCCTGGGGATTTGCGATCGCATTTTTACCCGCGTGGGTGCCGTGGATGATCTGGCGACGGGACAGTCTACCTTTATGGTGGAAATGAATGAAACCGCCAATATTCTCAACCATGCCACTCCCCGATCGCTGGTGTTGCTGGATGAAATTGGTCGAGGAACAGCCACCTTTGATGGTCTGTCGATCGCCTGGGCTGTGGCTGAATATCTCGCGACTGAGATTCGCGCCCGCACCATCTTTGCCACCCACTACCATGAATTGAATGAACTGGCCTCGATCCTGCCCAATGTTGCTAACTATCAGGTAACGGTGAAAGAATTGCCAGATCAGATTGTCTTCCTGCATCAGGTACAACCCGGTGGGGCCGATCGCTCCTACGGCATTGAGGCTGGACGGTTAGCGGGCTTACCTGCTGCGGTGATCCAGCGAGCCAAACAGGTCATGGGACAGATTGAAAAACACAGCAAGATTGCGATCGGACTGCGGCAGAGCAATTCCTCTACAAAGGCCGTTCAGGAGAAGCATAGCAACGGTTATCTGGAATCCTCAGATCCACCCTCAGAACAGTTGACCATTTTTGGTGCTTAA
- a CDS encoding iron uptake porin, translated as MSKILWNLVLAAPAVIGAGYANAAQAETLNQGAVAEPTAATEQRETIVAQAVPSANLAADNSQTLNQINSYSVEGKGNSLDQVTSVSQFSDVKPTDWAYQALKSLVERYGCIVGYPDKTYRGNRALSRWEFAAGLNACLDKIQELIAAATADFVRKEDLETVKKLQEQFAAELASLRGRVDALEVRTATLEKQQFSTTTKLAGEAIFAIADTWGDSATVRGNGRPIPGTIAEDRTETIFANRVRLSLNSSFSGKDLLRVRLQARNVTPFSGAALTGTQETRLSFDGSDNNSVFVDKAFYRFPIGQNLRIQIDATNAEMYDGIISTLSPFESSGQGAVSRFGRFNPIYRANNPGSTGSAGVSFDLKLGDFGALQGGYFAGPNSNDPSIKNGLFNGAYAAMGQLVLRPMKTLDIGFTYVNAYYPGNQVNVTGSTGTGFAINPFTGQTVGGVANFGRALSSNNYGIQLQWRVSPAITVGGWYGYTMAYRKSNNDFAEIQNWAAFLGFPDLGGKGNLGGLLFGQTPRVTNTRFRPSGANNALRTQDYEAPLQLEAFYRYRLNDNISITPGVFVLFSPEGNSANNTQYVGVIRTTFTF; from the coding sequence ATGTCAAAAATACTTTGGAATTTAGTGCTAGCAGCTCCTGCAGTGATCGGCGCAGGATATGCCAATGCAGCTCAGGCTGAAACCTTAAATCAAGGTGCAGTTGCTGAACCAACCGCTGCTACTGAACAACGGGAAACTATTGTGGCTCAAGCAGTCCCTTCTGCTAACCTCGCCGCAGATAATAGCCAAACCCTGAACCAGATTAATTCTTACAGTGTAGAGGGGAAAGGCAACAGTCTCGATCAGGTGACCTCAGTTTCCCAATTTAGTGATGTAAAGCCTACGGATTGGGCTTACCAGGCTTTGAAATCTCTGGTGGAGCGCTACGGCTGTATTGTAGGTTATCCCGACAAGACCTACCGGGGTAATCGCGCCCTCAGCCGCTGGGAGTTCGCTGCTGGTCTGAATGCCTGCCTGGACAAAATTCAAGAATTGATCGCCGCTGCGACTGCTGACTTTGTGCGCAAAGAAGATCTGGAAACGGTGAAAAAGCTCCAGGAACAATTTGCGGCGGAACTGGCCTCGCTTCGGGGACGGGTAGATGCTCTGGAAGTTCGCACGGCGACTCTGGAGAAACAACAATTCTCTACCACCACCAAACTAGCGGGTGAGGCAATCTTTGCGATTGCGGACACCTGGGGCGATTCCGCAACTGTTCGGGGTAATGGCAGACCTATTCCAGGAACCATTGCTGAAGATCGGACTGAAACCATCTTTGCTAATCGCGTACGGTTGTCCCTTAATAGCAGCTTTAGTGGTAAGGATCTGTTGCGCGTGCGATTACAGGCCCGCAATGTCACTCCCTTCAGTGGAGCAGCTCTGACGGGTACCCAAGAAACCCGCCTATCCTTTGATGGTAGCGACAACAACTCCGTCTTCGTCGATAAAGCGTTCTATCGCTTCCCCATTGGTCAAAATCTGCGGATTCAAATTGATGCTACTAATGCTGAAATGTACGATGGTATCATCAGTACCCTGAGTCCGTTTGAAAGCAGCGGCCAGGGGGCAGTTTCTCGCTTTGGCCGCTTCAACCCAATCTACCGGGCCAATAACCCAGGTAGTACTGGATCAGCCGGAGTTAGCTTTGACCTCAAGCTCGGTGACTTTGGAGCCTTACAGGGTGGTTACTTTGCAGGCCCCAATAGCAATGACCCCAGTATTAAGAACGGGTTATTCAACGGTGCTTATGCAGCCATGGGGCAATTGGTGCTTCGGCCCATGAAAACCCTGGATATTGGCTTTACTTACGTTAATGCCTATTATCCGGGGAACCAGGTAAATGTTACCGGCAGCACTGGAACTGGTTTTGCGATTAATCCGTTCACTGGTCAGACTGTCGGTGGCGTGGCGAACTTCGGCAGAGCCTTAAGTTCAAATAACTATGGTATCCAATTGCAGTGGCGGGTAAGCCCAGCAATTACGGTGGGAGGTTGGTATGGTTACACTATGGCCTACCGCAAGTCCAACAATGATTTTGCCGAGATTCAGAACTGGGCTGCCTTTCTGGGCTTCCCCGACTTAGGTGGGAAAGGCAATTTGGGCGGCCTGCTGTTTGGGCAAACCCCCAGAGTCACCAATACTCGCTTCCGTCCGTCGGGCGCGAATAATGCCCTGCGAACTCAAGACTATGAAGCCCCACTTCAGTTGGAAGCATTCTATCGTTACCGGCTCAATGACAATATTTCCATTACACCGGGAGTATTTGTCCTCTTTAGTCCAGAAGGTAATAGTGCCAACAACACTCAATATGTAGGGGTGATTCGTACTACCTTCACGTTCTAA